aacatatgtttcccatggcaataaagcccttgaattgaattgagagagagagagagagagagagagagagagagagagagacatacagagatagagagggttcCCCATACCCAGCTAGGGACCAGTAGCAGCAGGTAAACATCCCCTCTGGCACCCAGCCCCAGGTCTCACTTATAGCCCACTGTTAGTATTCAGAGTGAGGTCCTTTGATTAGAAGGAAGGGTAAAATCATCAATAAAAAATCATCAATTATGTAACAGATTAACGACTTCCTCGCCCCCACTTCTGTCAGATCTCTCCACCACCGACCCCCGACCCCCGACCTGACACCTCCGCACACCAGCTTGgccaccacacacaccaacacccacTCTTTGGTCTACTTGTGTATCTAGAAAATACAGGAACAACCAAATATGGCCTGGAGTTCATTATTAAAACACTACACTGTTAACCTTTTGTAATATGAAACCATTGGAGCATTTGCTTCCATGCCTGTCCTTTGTTGTTCCATGTATTTAGTCCCTCCTCTTTCTAATCACAGTCCCTAGAGACTAAAGTCGTTCATATCTGTTATCTCCCcaagggtgtatgtgtgtgtgcgtgtgtgtgtgtgtgtgtgtgtgtgtgtgtgtgtgtgtgtgtgtgtatgtgtgtgtgtgtgtgtctgtgttgttctCATCTGTTATATTCCCCACAGCCATCGTCCCCAGGCGCTACGATCTTTAAAGTTTATATAAATTAAAAATGAATGGCTTGTACAGATGCGGTATGCTGTGATTCACAAAACATCCATTGTAGTTGAATCTGATTGCCAGAGTATGCTTTAATTGTGAGGCAAAATAGTTGCTGATTTATTTGGCTACTGCTGTTAAACACTGCATTGAGTTGAATTCAAGTGTTGGTAAGAGATTACGTTTTCATTTTTGAAAAACGGAGtgataaaaatgttttaatttgGTATAATAATATACATTTGCATATGAAGGAAACACCAAACTATCAAAAATCATTGTGCTTTTGACATTTCCCAGAAAACAAACGCTTCAACAAATGACTGATACTATGCTTCACACACTTCAATCAATATTCTTCTTCCTTGTGAGGAAAATAATCATATCCTTTGGGTCTAATGTCATGCTTGAGGAAAGTTGCAGAATTGACCATTGTTGGCAATGGCTGTCAGAAGCGTTTAAGTAAAGATTTAGCAGCAGAGAAAGCAATTTAAAAAGACGTTTGGAAACACAGacccacaaacacactcacacccatacacacacaccgagagactGACTGCCAATCACTTTGGCATCTTTAGCGGGTTGAATTGTGATGAAACAATCCCaaatttcttcttctctctcgctAGGCGGCTGGACAACATGGCCTCCACAAATGGACACGGACACACATACACTTATTTGAGTCATGGACTTATTTTATGGCTGCAGCAATCAACTCGTGAGTCACGACAGACTCATTCACATTACTTTGCTGGGTTCAATTAGGTCAAACCTGCATATAAATCAGAAATGTACTTTCAATTCCCTCACACAGTAAACAAATGTTCTAAAATTGGCCTCAGAGCAACTATGCTGGACATGCATTTACATTCAAATTTAGCATTCATTTGATGTTTTGGTTTTTGAAAGGGGGGAGAGAATTTCAATTTCCTTATGTATTATCTGAGTATAAAAAAAGTGCAGGTATGTTCATCTGAATAATATAGTTTATTCATCTTCATACTTATTTTCTTAGATCCATCCATCACTCATCAGAGAGCATAGGCCACCGGTGACTcctttctcccgctctctctttccctaatCAACTCTGCACGTAGGCAGCAGCTCAATTTGCTCTCTCCAAGACATCCATCCGCGTAGTCTCGTGGCGCTGTGGCAGCTCCTATCTCTGTCGTCTAATGACTTCCTAGATGGATTGGGCTCTAGTCAATGACCATTACAATTAAGCAATCAAGAGGACAGGGCACCATGAGGAGACAAACTATTTTGCAGTGAACGAGGGCAGAGCAAACAGTATTCAAGTCAGccaaagagagagatagtgagcaATACAGTTCCACGTGGTACTGTCTTTGAAACTCGCATGTTGGTCCCAACCTGTTGAAAAATGAAACCGTTGGGCCTATATATGAATCATCTCCAACCGATGGATAGTCCTACAGTCCTTACCACAACTATTTGAAAATAAGAAACACAGCTGAAATCATAAGACCAGCATCCGTTGAACTTCACAAGCCTACCAATCAGATTTGTGTAATGTCGCCTATCAAAGAATAGGACCATGGAACGTTTGGGGACACTGAATGGATCATGGTGTTCTTTTTTCGGATGACAGCTAGGCGCCATTGGCTCCATTTTAACATCCtgatcattatcatcatcagtGGTATGACTATGGGGATACACGAGAATGTGATATAAGACGTCGAGACCCCACCTACGTTTCTGAAGCTGATTGGACTCGCGCAGATACACAGCTATGATTTAATAAACAGAATAGTGGACACATCACTCTGTCCTCGCGGATCTCGTCGCTGCACTGCAGGAGCTATCCGTATCATCGTTTCGCTCTCACCAACAAGCATCCGCACCCGGGCGCGCGCACGGTCTTCTCCAACTGTCTCTAACATAATATTCATATTCGAATATTACCACGTCGGAAAacaggtaaatatatatatatattttgatagaTCTATACCGTATTTGGTTTGTTATAGAGCCTATTTCAAGTTATTCCGAATGTATTTGTCCATCAATTGGATGGCGGGAGTTTTGCAGGGACATTTGGAGACGCAACGAATCAACTTTGTCTGCAAGctgaacaacaaaaacatttcgGACTTTTTCTataggcctatagcctacatGATAGCGTAATTGTTGTAGCCTATTCGGAAAACATATCTACAAATCAAATGACTGTCAAGGTTTAGTAATATAGCCTTTCATTTCACAATAAATGGAAAACATTCCGTGCGCATTACGCACAATTTAAAACCAGTTATCACTACATTTTAGAAGAGAAACGAATGTTTAGGCCTGCTGTTGCAGTCTTCTAGTCTATTATTCATTGTGGATTTTCAATGTCAAGTCCGTTTCATACTTGGTGCGCGTTTGCTGGTTTCAGCTGAGCTCTAATGAAGCATTTTGCAGCTTGGAAGTTATTTATTCTAATGCGTCAAGCAAATGTATCTCTAAATGTTGATATTATTGTCAACCCAACATCACAGCTTGTCTAGGCTACAGGTGGTGTTAATAAGAAGATGAAAAACGGATTGTTGCTGGTGGCTCTGTTTCTCGTCATGAAACTCCGCTCAAGCCAGTCCAGCTGCGAGGAGCCTGCTGCTGGGGCGCTCAGATCAACTGCTGACTCAGAGGTAAGGAAGTTTCTCATCCAACCGTATCTATTTAACCCTCATATGGTAACgtaaattttttattttattttatttatctaggTATATAAtggtttaaaacataactgtgaATTCAAAGCAAATGACTGTAGGGGTCGGATCAAATTAAAGCCTCATCTGCGGAAAGATAACCTTGTTCATGTGTCATCCCGATTATTCTTTTTTGGGGGACTGATTTCATGTCTACGAATGAGAGAAAACGATGCTTATTAATGGCCTATCATCGTTGTCTTTACAGGATACTCCAGGTCTTGAAAACCTCAAGCGGACCATTCTGAAGAGATATAACGACCTAGATTATGACAGCTTTGTTGGGCTGATGGGTAGAAGGGGCGCTGGTAAGCTtcagctctctctctgcatcttaccatcaatcaatcaaagttAAGACCCTCAGCAGACAACAGTTGTCTcggtgcttgacttggactgttATAGGCTCCTGTACTCGTTTTgggtgccggtactgtttatatttaagTGCAGGAGCGCCActatacttttgagctaatattctgtAAAAGGAACAGGAGATCAAGCAGTAGAGAATTGGAGGTGCAGgtactcagctccggtgagctcctgcccaattCATGCACTGAGTCATCTTTGATGATGTATAGAGGGGGTTATACTGATACTGTGTCACTGAGTCTTCTCTGTTTTGACTAAATTAACAATGTGTCCCAGTCTTTATTTACTCAAACATGTTCAATGTTGAAGCAGGAGTTCACTGCAGGGAAATTACAGTATTCACACCACTAATTTACTTTTTTATTGAATAACATTTTTTATTGGGTTTTATGCATTTTTTACAATTGACTTGCTTTTTCACAGATATTTATGAAGTACCTCCCTCTCCACATAAAAGTAAGGATTAACCATTGATTTACTGTTTGTTTTACACATCAATAGGAATGTTATTAGCTTTTAACAGAACAATCTTGACAAATGTAACTTAATATACTGCGAACAGTGGCATTTGATAATGATTTAACCGTGTTTGTCACAGGAGAGATGGATGATGTCTTTGTTGGGCTTATGGGCAGAAGAAACTTGGAACAAGGTGAGTGTGGGTGGGTGGGCGGGCGGGCATGAGAATCTATTCTAATCTAATCTAATGGTCCTCTGCAGCTGAGTTTGTGTGGCTCAGTTGATAAGAGTGTGGTACTAGCAATAAACACCAAGGTCATGGGCTCATTCATACAGGGATCATATTTtaaagttgctttggataaaagcatctgctaagtgGCATACATtacctgcagtcaaatgaccaaaacGCCCTCCAGTGGCCTCATgcgtggaatgttattcatatttttcatcattagtacacttttttttttacgctgaaaatccggtgtttctatgtcaagcgGTTTTGTTATAATTCAgacttctgtgatgtatatgaagtgtaatattgggatgcaacgtcacaatgtaatacatttcaactctatatctgacatggtacaggtgtcttcttttcaTAAGCCAATcgccatgtgtgtgaggtgtatacttttgtttcaaagtagatgtgTTTAAGACTAGCAAAAAAAAACACTcagtgtgaccctgatttagtccACTGCACTAAAG
This window of the Oncorhynchus clarkii lewisi isolate Uvic-CL-2024 chromosome 16, UVic_Ocla_1.0, whole genome shotgun sequence genome carries:
- the LOC139368409 gene encoding tachykinin-3-like; amino-acid sequence: MKNGLLLVALFLVMKLRSSQSSCEEPAAGALRSTADSEDTPGLENLKRTILKRYNDLDYDSFVGLMGRRGADIYEVPPSPHKREMDDVFVGLMGRRNLEQGNMRPLRKEAYPETRRGALFFNKCRLRFRRGL